The Primulina huaijiensis isolate GDHJ02 chromosome 6, ASM1229523v2, whole genome shotgun sequence genomic sequence gaggttGCCCAAGATCAAGGGTAACCCATGGTCACTATTATAAGATCTGTGTTCAGTATATGATTCTGATTTGATAAGATTTTGTTCCGTTAAGATTCTGTTCTATTTGATATGATCTGATCGTCTAATACGAAATAAGTTCTGAACTCTGTCTGTTCCGTTTTCGACTTCTGCTATGAAAAATGATCACTTTaaagatatgtatatgtataactTGTTATTTGGTATTCGATTGGACCCCatttgctgagtgtttcccaaagcGCTCACCCCCTTACGTCTTTCCCCAAATAACAATGAAGAACATGTGGAAAAGATGGAACAAGATtaattttggggctggtgaagaaaTCCAGAGCTATGAAGACCAAGTCCCTGATTTCATGATTAAAGCCGCATTTCGCACTTTTCTTTCAAAGAACAGCTTCCGCATTATTCGTATTTCACATATGtaataacaatattattttatgaattagatgtaataacaatattattttatgaattagACTGGTTTTTGACTATTTGCTACGAGgcttattattttcaatgaaattgttaaacaatgccggatgtcatcTATGCCTTGGTCTCGGAGTGTGATATGAATGTCCTACTGCAATAAATCTGTATAGAACAACCTTCAGGTTTTATTAATCATACCTTACCAAACCATGTGTTCAAGTTAAAAAAAGCATTGTACGGATTAAAAGAAGCATCACATGTCTGGTATGACACATTATCACAATTTTTATTGgatcatgattttacaattGTTCTATTGATAAAACCTTATTAAGATAAGTTTCTTGTCTACAATATTCTATTTGATTAACAACATGGAAATGTGTAGGCAGAGTtcgatatttttcatatttttacctACAACATCATATGCCATCCTAGCAATTTCACAAATTGGGATGATGAACTTTTACCTGGATGACTCACATAAATCCATGCCTTCCAATTAATCTAGCCACTCAAACCACAAGCCTCCATTTCACAGGATCTACATTCTAAAGCCAATGTAATTAATGTTAAGTAACAAGTATCTTACGTTCTACCAGGACATGGTCTTCCTAGCTCTCCAGCAATGGAAAGGTGGGCATCCTTCTGCAAAAGCTCAACTGCAAGAACATCACTAGCCTGCCAGCGAAGATGGATAAAATAAGAAAGATTTTAATCACTTGACAAGATTTGGTGGTCAATTGTATTCACAACAGGATCACTAACAATTGGGTATAAATTGCATGTCATACATTGGAAGCCATGGAAATCACATAAGCTCCAAGTGAACCGCTTCCCAGTTCGGCAGCTACTCTGAAGGTCTCCAGTACTTCTTTAACATCAGATGCAACCTAAGGAAGAATGTTGTAGTAACTAAATAGtaaataaaaatcgtaaatAAGAAAATGCTGCATTCAACTATAGCAATTGAATTTGGTGATGCAACGTATCCATAAATAACAGAGAGGAATTTGGACAGGCTTTGCACTTGGAATGTTTCAAAGATCTTTATAGCACAGAGTAATTTGTTTCTTTGTTCTGTGCGTGactattttaattgtttttagaCATGACGGAGCAAGAGAGCCATTGTAGTTTCTAATATTATCCAAAGAGAAACATAGGTTATTAACTCTGTAATTCATAATTACTCAAAATTGCTCAAGTCAATGCACTAAGATAGAAGTCTAGCACAAGTCTCATGCATGCTCATTCATCATAGAGCCCAACTGGGATAAAGCTCAGCATGATTGCACATTGAACAAGATAAGATTACTAATTTAACACCCTCAAAAACTGTGAATTGCGAGAAAGAGAGGATTGAGAGCagttcaaaatatatgcacaGTGAAACACTTACCTCTATTGTTGGAGGGACTAGGGGTCTCTTCCCCTTTAATTCTCTCGTCAGAAATTCTAGTTTCTTATCTTCATCCCAATCACTATATGTACCCATATCTAAATAGTTGGTTATAGCATCTAGAGTTTCAGAATGTTTTCCTGATTCCTGACGCATAAAGGAAAAAAGGTTGACACAAATTGCCATTTATAGTTGTGCTTTAGAACAAGGAATGAGTAACCACCTGACGAAGATCAAGCTTCATTAGCACCATCCCAAAAGTAGCAACACGCCTGATTAGGTCAGCCAAGCGGCCATCAGCTAAGATTACAGACCCACAAGATTTCTACAAAAGTTGCTGTCAGTTGGTAAATGAACATGTCTTGATCTAAAGTTCAACTAAACATCAAATTCATTTGATAAAAGTGAAAATGAAGATACCAGGGATTCATAGCACATTATCAGTGGTTCAAGAAGTTGCTCTGATGTTTCATAACAATCCTTATAATCGTGTTCACAAGGAAGGTCTTCGAGAAGAAGTTCAAGCTGCTTCCTAGTCTTCAAAAGCTGGATTAGTGTAACCATTTAGCTTATAGGATGATAAAAACAGAAGTACTTAACTTTAAATTGGCCAGAAAAGAACACGAGTTCATTGCCACATAATTTATCCTTGAGAGCTAAGAGTAGATTATGCATTGAGGCTAGGACTTCTTATTAGTTCTCTGAGAAACATTGTGATGGATCAACAAATAGACTAGCAAACCACATAAGAACTAAAGCACTTAGGTAAGACCAACATGGATATATCTGATTGTATAAGCATTACAATTTAAATGAAATCATCACGtgaaattttattgaataaGAGCTCATTAGCAGAACATCAAAACTACAGTCTGCAAGACAAAAGGAAGTGATTCATGACAATCACGACAATATCAGGCGGGTAAACACAACAAATATTTGGGATTTTCAAGTCAGCTATCTTAAACTGAATTTAAAACCTGTCAAGTTCAAAGCTCAATTATATCGGCTCAACCCAAAAGAGTGATGCTGCACAatgaaaatgagatgaaaaaACTGAAGTTCACAAGGCAAATTTCTGTGTTCGATAATCATCAAATATTTCATAGATTATGAATTTTCCTATGCTAAACAATGCAACAATATGGAAAACTTCAGGAGAAGGTCTAACTACTTAACTTTTATTAACATGTGGGCAGACTATGAGAACTTCAGTGAGATATCATCTTTCGTTTCGAACAGAGATGTTGTAAAGGTAACATGTTTTCAAAAAGCTTAATCATCCAGAAATTTGAAAGCAGAAAACAGAACCTTTTGTTTTGCGTCCCCTAGAACAACTCTGTAAGGAGCAATTCCAGGCCTCTGGGAAGAACTAGGTTCTAGGAGTTTATCAAAACTAGTTCTTCCTAACTGCGATTCAGCGAATATTTTTCTCCGAGCTAGAAGTTGGCTTGAGCAGAAAGATGAACCTCTTGGAGTAACAGCTGACTGAGCATTTCCTGAATTACTCACAGTGTCGTTTCCATGCGTTTTAATAGTAAGATTAATAATATCATGCATAGATTCTTTAACTCTCAAAGAAGATTGACCATCCTGTAAGAAGGAAAATGGGGTTAGAAGTCGCCTAAGCACTATTACGGAAAATGCAAAGACAGAGAGGCCATTAACCATGAAGGATGTAGAATATGTCAAAAATATACAAGAGCATTAACTTCACCTCAGAATGCGATGGCGTAAATTCTGACCCAGGAACATCTAAGCGAGGATAGTGAGATTCTACCTCATTGCGTTCTACTGACAAAAAAGTACATAAAGAAACAACATTTTTATGACTCAAACAAACTCATCAGTGAGAAGAATAAAACAATGTATCACATGAAAACCAACAAAACCAGACAAGTAGAAAAGGAACATGAAAAATGGGAACTTTCTATCCTAAGAACCTTTGGAAAGAAAAGGTGTCAATAACCAGTTTTGAGAGGCATCCTGACACCAATTACCATGCCTAACTGGAATCAGCAGAGGAATATCAGAGAAGTGCATGATGCCACGAAGTACCTAAACTTTGCGGCCATGAAGATATCAAGACCCTTTTACCCTCCATAAAACAGAGAGAAGGAGCGAGTGCCAACGTGGAAATGCTTATGGGAAAGAAAAACGAGGTGAACAAGAGCCTAAATAATCAGATAATTACAGAACAGAAGAGAGTTTTGATGCAACGGTGAATTAAGTTGCATGATATAGCACATAAACAATTGATCAGCAAAGCCTTGAAGCCTTAAAAGGGTATAAATTAACTCATAGATAACGAATTCATCAACAGATGTATTGAACTAATACATAGTTTTGAATTTGGACCATGACAAAGCacccaaaatatttttcattgctTTTGAAGCTCAAGGAGAAACTACAGAAAAGAGAGAGAAAACTTTTAAAAAGGAACTGTATCATTTATGTTGTGCTAAAACTCAAGCAATAAGAAATCAGTTCAGTGGACTGTTCAGATTGAaacttgaacctaactcaaccccaaaagctagctcaagagggagaattgtccaagtccatatatgcaacttccagagattttatccaaccgatgtagGATAACTAACATGGACAAGCAAAACAATCAAATGCAACACAAATAATAGAGTCTCGATCAGCATAAAGTGTAGGCATTGCCTATGCTTATAGAACATTACTCAACTTGAAAGGAGGTAAGATAGAATAAACTATGACAAATAAGAAGTCAACCTGCACAGGAAGGTAGATCAGCTCCAGTTGGAAGCTGTGTTGGAAGAGGAGGAGCATGATGGCTATTGTTCTTAAATTGATTCCAGAGTGACGATGGATTCCAGATGTCATGCCGATCCTCCATTGAATTTTCTGAAAGCCATTTGATTTATGGAAAATGAGAACAAACTACAAATTAACATTTCAGTCTGGATGCAAACTAGtttttttgtcaaataaagCTCAAGATTATCTCCATTTCTGGCAATGTATAGAAATTCTGAAACAAAGAACACTCAAATCCTTAACTTACTATGCATAAGTACCTGATCGATTACAATGTCTAACCAGGCAAGTGccaattttgaaggaaaaatgggATGTGTGCTGTAAGATGACAAGCAAAGTAAAACTACCTGAATCGTTCAAATATTATGAAGACCATtcagttatttttttaatttctcagTGAGCTAAAAATTGGAGGAACGAGAACATCAATGGATGATTACTCTTCCTCACTTGTCACCTTAACTAGCATGTTGAGAGGCAAAAACCAGTAATAGATCTTGCACAGCTAATAAGGTAAAGTTACAtcataaaaatgaattaaagtCACTTCGTTTATTTATGACCTCACATGCTGAGCTTTCTGTAGTTAAAGATAGTGATTGGAGCACATTTGTTGTGGAAAGCTATGGAAAAAGCGGTGCCAGACCTTTCTCTAAAATTTCATGAGCCAGTCTAGAAAAATTCTCGGTGCATTGGTTCACTGATAGTTCAAATCTCAGGTTATCAACTTCACGTATGTAGAGATCAATTGCCATCCACCTGGATAAAAGAGATACATTTTTCGTGACCTGAAAACACAAAATGAAACTGCTTTATCAGAATTGTGATTGAGAAGAGTTTACTGGATATCTCCGATGGGACGTGAACGAGAAGAGTTTAGCCTAATCTATATTTGAAGGTTGTAATCCAGAAAAAGCATTTACACATTTGGTCATTTCTGTCTATCAAATTTTGTTCCCTTCAACATATTTCATACATGTAGCACACAAAATTTCAGTGAATGATTTTCAAACGTCACCTTTGCTGTCACATTTGGATTCCCATCTCTATCACCCCCCATCCAAGATCCAAATTTAATTGGAGTACACGTCAAAGGGAGTGGATTTCCAGTATGCTGAGAACATTGAATATAACTACAGATAAAACCAGAGTTTGGAATAGGAATTGTAAAAAATGAATGATAGCAACCTTCTTTAAAGCATTGCTGACACGTCGTAAATAATGAGGTACAGCTCTCCATAGGGATTGCTCTACAATGTTTAAACCTGAAAACAAAAAATAGTGTGTAATAGGAACATTATAAAAATCTGACCTTTACCTGTGGACTTTACCTGCCCTAGCTTCATCAACTGGAGTAGGCTTGTGCCGCCTTAGCTCATCTGTTTGCCATATTGCTGATATTTCTCTCTtctataataacaaaaatattcgTGGAGCATAGGAAAATTTCAATGAAGTCTGTTTGTTTTTCCTTTTCACAATGGTCTAATTTTAAATGAACAACTAACCAAATCTTCAATCAACATGTCTCGGTCTTCTTGCCCCAGGTCAGGCCTATCATTATATTCTAGAAGATGCTGCAATAGGATACACGCATGAAACATATGGCAAGCTTAAATAACTCTCATGGTCGTTACCTTATACCGACAAATAAAAGTCATATAAAGTACGTACTGCAATTCTAATATGTTTGTACTGTAAAGTACGCCGATTTATTTGAGTGGGATGTGCGGTGAGGACAATCTCAACCACCTGAGAAAATAATTGAGCAAAATTAATGCTCGAAACAGACACTCTAAACCATTTCACTAGcaaaaatagaaaagaaaacaatagcTACATACCTGATTGCAAACAGTACTATAAAGCTCATCTGGAGAAACACCACCCTGCACGAGCTGATTGAAAGTATCATCACAAGATTTCGATTGCTTTTCAGTGCTTCGTATCTTAGTTACTCTGCAAATTAACCATGTCATAATTTCATAAGATCCCACTTTCAAATAACAAGGATTTCAGCATCACAATTTCAGGATGTAAGAAATATTATAGACGCCTGGAGACCACACCTCGAATAAAAATAGAGTTAAAAGTCGAAAGTACAAAGTTGAACTGAGTCATTAGTATGCAGTTCTAGCAATATTTTCATGCTTCTGAATCATGTAGGCacacatacaaaaaaaaaaaaatcaaccaaGATCGCAATGATACCATTAAAGAACAacagaaatatcatatatataccTATGATGAGTTTCAGCAATCCCCGAAAGGTTTAAATAATGACTAAACGTTCGGGCAAGTGGTAGGGCTTCTTCGAGTGTCATTTGCGACAACTCCGCGGCAAGTTGCTTCTCAAGCAGCTCCGCTGTGTCCTCAATTCCAACATTCCTCATATTGCATGCACTCTGCACATACATAGTCTGTTCATTAACGAAACGATTCTGATAACAAACACCCTCGATAGCAAAAGGCGAGATACAGCCAGAAATTATTAAATCACGGCATCAAACAAATCCACATAAATACGTGAAGTTATAGACCTAAAGAAGAGGCTTACACCAGACGGACTACGAAATGACATGTAACATAACGCAAGCACGACAAAAAAATTCCCAGCTATAAAACCCAGAATAAAATAAAGCAAAGCGAACAGAGTAAAAATGAAGAAATCACCAGAAACAGAGCACAAACAAACACAAATCCAGAAAGAACGAAAGCATATCTCGAAAACTGAGAAAACGAATCAAACCAAACCTGAGCAAGCACTCTAGTTTTTTCCACCTTTTCCATGAACTGCGGGCCAACCTCCCTCTGAAGAACATCATTGAGAAGATTCCCCAGCAACTTGCAGTCATCCTCGAACCCCTGGAACGATATCTCCTCCGAAATATCATCCGTAATATCCGTCATTTTTGGCTGAGATTATTGTGCGTATGGATTACAGTGGAGCGAAATATACTGCAGCGGAGAAAACTCTAGCTGCTGCGCGTGTGCGGAAAGTGTGATTGGTTTTTGGTTAGAGGAGAGGCCTGAAGTGGAAATGTGGGGCTGCGATCGCTTGCCGGAGTGCAGAAGGATTGTGATGGTGACACGTGGAAGGTATAACGGCATTGTTTGCATGCTTTTTGTCCTTTgcttgctcttgctcctgctcgTACAGTCGGTACCTTTGCTCAGAATTTCTTCGCCATTTTAACCGTACAagtcaataatattttttatttatttaaattgtgaaaaaaaaaatttatatcaagttgaaaactaaataaataccGATGTTTGGGTAGACCTAACAAAAAAGGTACTCATgattccataaaaaaaaattttataagttattcatgaaaaattattattttttgtcaaaactattacttttttatggttgatctgtctcacgaataaaaatatgtgattcgtgaattcgtgagaccgtctcacaagaaacctctTCTTTCTTGCTCAACATATACTAGAAATAGAGGTACGTATGAATGCAAAGATTTACCAAATAAATTTGAGGTAGAAGTGTTTTCTCCTTGTTTATACTTTTTAATTAGTTTTTTCAGATTTCTTGTTGATAAATTGAGTGTAGTTCAGTTGAACTAGGAGGGATAATATATGCAAATTTAGTT encodes the following:
- the LOC140979723 gene encoding phosphoenolpyruvate carboxylase 4 isoform X2 — encoded protein: MTDITDDISEEISFQGFEDDCKLLGNLLNDVLQREVGPQFMEKVEKTRVLAQSACNMRNVGIEDTAELLEKQLAAELSQMTLEEALPLARTFSHYLNLSGIAETHHRVTKIRSTEKQSKSCDDTFNQLVQGGVSPDELYSTVCNQVVEIVLTAHPTQINRRTLQYKHIRIAHLLEYNDRPDLGQEDRDMLIEDLKREISAIWQTDELRRHKPTPVDEARAGLNIVEQSLWRAVPHYLRRVSNALKKHTGNPLPLTCTPIKFGSWMGGDRDGNPNVTAKVTKNVSLLSRWMAIDLYIREVDNLRFELSVNQCTENFSRLAHEILEKENSMEDRHDIWNPSSLWNQFKNNSHHAPPLPTQLPTGADLPSCAERNEVESHYPRLDVPGSEFTPSHSEDGQSSLRVKESMHDIINLTIKTHGNDTVSNSGNAQSAVTPRGSSFCSSQLLARRKIFAESQLGRTSFDKLLEPSSSQRPGIAPYRVVLGDAKQKLLKTRKQLELLLEDLPCEHDYKDCYETSEQLLEPLIMCYESLKSCGSVILADGRLADLIRRVATFGMVLMKLDLRQESGKHSETLDAITNYLDMGTYSDWDEDKKLEFLTRELKGKRPLVPPTIEVASDVKEVLETFRVAAELGSGSLGAYVISMASNASDVLAVELLQKDAHLSIAGELGRPCPGRTLRVVPLFETVKDLREAGSVIRKLLSIDWYHKHIIENHNGHQEVMVGYSDSGKDGGRFTAAWELYKAQEDVVAACNEYGIKVTLFHGRGGSIGRGGGPTYLAIQSQPPGSVMGSLRSTEQGEMVQAKFGLPQIAVRQLEIYTTAVLLATLRPPKPPKEEKWRNLMDEISKISCSSYRNTVYENPEFQAYFREATPQAELGFLNIGSRPRRKSSVGIGHLRAIPWIFAWTQTRFVLPSWLGVGSGLKGICEKGHTEDLRAMYKDWPFFQSTIDLIEMVLGKADIPIAKHYDEVLVSESRQELGAELRRELLTAEKFVLIVTGHEKLSENNSSLRKLIESRLPYLNPMNMLQVEILKRLRRDEDNNKLRDALLITINGIAAGMRNTG
- the LOC140979723 gene encoding phosphoenolpyruvate carboxylase 4 isoform X1 codes for the protein MTDITDDISEEISFQGFEDDCKLLGNLLNDVLQREVGPQFMEKVEKTRVLAQSACNMRNVGIEDTAELLEKQLAAELSQMTLEEALPLARTFSHYLNLSGIAETHHRVTKIRSTEKQSKSCDDTFNQLVQGGVSPDELYSTVCNQVVEIVLTAHPTQINRRTLQYKHIRIAHLLEYNDRPDLGQEDRDMLIEDLKREISAIWQTDELRRHKPTPVDEARAGLNIVEQSLWRAVPHYLRRVSNALKKHTGNPLPLTCTPIKFGSWMGGDRDGNPNVTAKVTKNVSLLSRWMAIDLYIREVDNLRFELSVNQCTENFSRLAHEILEKENSMEDRHDIWNPSSLWNQFKNNSHHAPPLPTQLPTGADLPSCAVERNEVESHYPRLDVPGSEFTPSHSEDGQSSLRVKESMHDIINLTIKTHGNDTVSNSGNAQSAVTPRGSSFCSSQLLARRKIFAESQLGRTSFDKLLEPSSSQRPGIAPYRVVLGDAKQKLLKTRKQLELLLEDLPCEHDYKDCYETSEQLLEPLIMCYESLKSCGSVILADGRLADLIRRVATFGMVLMKLDLRQESGKHSETLDAITNYLDMGTYSDWDEDKKLEFLTRELKGKRPLVPPTIEVASDVKEVLETFRVAAELGSGSLGAYVISMASNASDVLAVELLQKDAHLSIAGELGRPCPGRTLRVVPLFETVKDLREAGSVIRKLLSIDWYHKHIIENHNGHQEVMVGYSDSGKDGGRFTAAWELYKAQEDVVAACNEYGIKVTLFHGRGGSIGRGGGPTYLAIQSQPPGSVMGSLRSTEQGEMVQAKFGLPQIAVRQLEIYTTAVLLATLRPPKPPKEEKWRNLMDEISKISCSSYRNTVYENPEFQAYFREATPQAELGFLNIGSRPRRKSSVGIGHLRAIPWIFAWTQTRFVLPSWLGVGSGLKGICEKGHTEDLRAMYKDWPFFQSTIDLIEMVLGKADIPIAKHYDEVLVSESRQELGAELRRELLTAEKFVLIVTGHEKLSENNSSLRKLIESRLPYLNPMNMLQVEILKRLRRDEDNNKLRDALLITINGIAAGMRNTG